The region GGCAGAGGTTGATGGAGGTGGGTCGCCTGTCCGCAGGGCCCCTTTTCCACCTGGCCTTTCATGGGGAGCGGGTGCCCCTTTGGCTAGACCTGCCGGGTTGGGACCGGATGCTGGCCCATCTGGGTGTGGATTGGAAGGAGCATCCGGCGCTGGCGCGCTACCTCCACTCGGTGCGCGGTCTAGCCTGGCTGAACGGGCTCTTATACCCGCCTAAGGAGGTGGAGGAGGAGTGGGAAAGGGCTAGGAGACGCTACCAAAGGCTTTTTGCCTGGCTGTGGATGGGGGTGGGCCTGGCGGTGGGAGGCTACACGCTTGGCGATGCTTCTGAGGTGGTGGGCCAGATCCTCTTCCTCGGGGGCTTGGCGCTCGCCGCCTATGCCTCCTTTGCCCTTTTTGGCGGCAAGTCCCTACGGGACGGCTGGGCCGAGAGGTACAACCCCTTCAGGGAGGAGCAGGAAATCAGGGGGTAGGTATGGAAGCGGAAGGACAGGACAGGCAGGAAAGGCCGAGGATAAAGCTTCTTTGGCCGCGCACGGGGCGGGATTGGTTCCTCCTTTTGATGGCCGGGATCGTGGTTCTTGGCATTGTAGGGAACCTCCTTCCCCAGGGGCCTAAGGAGGTGCAGGTGGGGCAGGTGCGCCTGGGGGTGCCTCCAGGATGGGAGGCCAAGGAGGTACAGGGGGGTTGGGCCCTCCTAAGCCCCTTGGAGGGCCCCAAGGACACCTTCCGGGAAAACCTCACCCTCCTGGTGGAACCCCTTCCCCAACCCATGAACTCCCTTCAGTACGCTCAGGTTGTGGCCTGGCGGAACGCCCAAGGGGTGGAGGGGTTCGTGCCGGGGCCGGTCCAGGTGGTTCCCTTGGCGGGCGTGGAGGCCGTGGCCTTTGCCGGGCAAGGGCGGCATGGGGGGCGGGCCCTGGAGTTTTGGGTGTATGCCTTCGTGGTGGGCCGGGAAGGGTACCAGCTCACCCTCACGGGGGAGGTGGGCAGGCTGGTGCGGGTACGGCCCCAGGTGGAAACGGTTCTGGCCTCCATGCGGGTGGAGGGGAGTGGTCCCGTGGCCCAGCCGGGGCCGGGCGGATAGGGTGGGGCCCCTGCGCCCCTTTCCCCGTCCATGCCCTGGGGGCCGCCCATGGGTGGGGAGCCCTATTCCCCGGGATTCCCGGGTGGCGGGGATTGGGGGTCCCCTTATGGCCACGAGCCCGGGGACATTCCTGGAGGAGGGTCGCCCATGGACCTCCCGGGTTTGGGCTGGGATTCCTCGAGGTTGGACGAGAGCCTACAGGAGCACCGGGACTTCAACACCTGGATGGCGGAGGAGTGGAGCCAGCTCCTTTCCGGGGAGACCCCCGAGCCCACCCACCAGGACGAGGAGGGGAATCTCTACTGGGAAGGTCCCTCGGGCCTGCTCCACGAGTGGGGGGATTACAGCGGTGAGTGAGGAGGGGTGGGGGGTATGCGGTCCTTCTTGCTGTTGGTGGCGTTGGTTTGGGGTTTGGCCCTGGGGCAGGGGCTGGTCCGGGGCGTGACCCCGGAGGAGGTGGAAGGCCTCTTGAGGGAGATGGGCGTGGTCTACGAGAAAAGGGACCACCACCTCTTTCTCCTGGAGCTGGCAAGCCCCAAGGTATGGCTGGAGCTGGATTGGTGCGAGGAGGGGCGCTGCGGGTTGGTGGCCCTTTCCGCGGGGTTTAGGAAAAAGGTGGACCTCGAGCACCTTAACGCCTGGAACCGGGATTACCGCTTTAGCCGGGCCTATCTGGATCGGGAGGGGGACCCTTGGGTGGAGTGGGAGCTGGACCTCACGGGTGGGGTGAGCTGGGAGGCTTTGCGGGAGTTTTTGCGCTTGTTCGCTGAGGCGGTTCTTCCCAAATTCATGGAGCACATCGGATTCGAGCCCTAGGGTATCCTTAGGGGCGTGGCCGCGTTGGTGGTCTACAAGGGTAGGCCCGCCTTGGCGGTGGAGAAGGGGGACCGGCTAGAGCTCACCCTGCCTGGTGGTTCCCAGGTAAGGGTGCGTCCCAAGGACGTCCTCTGGCTTCACCCTGGGCCCGCTTCTTTGGAGTTAAGCCCGCCCGAGGGCGAGGAGGAGGCTGCCTGGGAACTCCTCCAGGGCCAGGTGGTGGAGCTTAAGGACCTGGCGGAGCTGGTCTACGGGGCGTACACGCCCGATACCGCTTTCGGTGCCTATCTTTTGGCGCAAAGGGGGGAGCGCTTCCTCCTGGAAGGGGAGAGGGTCCGGGCCCGCACGCGGGAGGAGGTGGAGGCCCGCCTCGAGGCCCAAAGGCAACGGGAGGAGCGGGAAAGGCTTTTCCAGGAGGGGATAAGGCGGCTTAGGGAAGGGGTGCTGGCCCTGGAGGACCGCCCCTTGGTCCAGGAGGTGGAGGCCGTGGCCTTGGGGGAAAGAAGGGAAAGCCGGGTGCTCAAGGCCCTGGGCCTTCCCGAGACCCCGGAGGCGGCCCACGCCCTTCTCCTTCGCCTCGGGGTGTGGCGGCGGGAAAACCCCCATCCCCGGCGTCTTGGCTTAGCCCTTTCCCCCCCTGGGCTTTCCGTGCCCCCTTTGCCCGAGGAAGGGCGGGTAGACCTCACCCACCTCCCCGCCTACGCCATTGACGACGAGGAAAGCCAGGACCCGGATGACGCCGTCTTTGCCGAGAGGGTAGAGGAGGGGTTTCGGCTTTGGGTGCACGTGGCGGATGTGGCGGCCTTGGTGGAGCCCTATAGCCCCTTGGACCAGGAGGCCATGCGCCGGGGGGCTAACCTGTACCTGCCCGAGGGTACGGTACCCATGCTTCCTCCTGGGATCACCGAGGCCTTGGGGCTTGGGCTTAGGGAGGTTTCCCCGGCCCTCACCTTTGCCCTTTGGGTTTCCGAGGAGGGGGAGGTCCTCTCCGAGGAGGTCTTCCCCAGCTGGGTGCGGGTGGAAAGGCTTAGCTACCGGGAAGCCCTAGGGGTGGCGGAGCTTGAGGCCCTAAGGGAGCTGGCCCTAATCTTTCGCCGCAGGCGGCTGGCCCAGGGGGGCCTCGAGCTCCGCCTGCCCGAGGCCAAGGTGCGCCTGGAAGGGGACGAGGTGCGGATCCGGCCCCTGGAGGCCTACGAGAGCCGCATCTGGGTGCAGGAAGCCATGCACCTGGCGGGCTACGCCGCTGCCCACCTGGCTTATAGGGAAGGCCTTCCCTTTCCCTTCGCCACCCAGGAGGCTCCCTCTAAGCGGGTGGAAGGGGAGGGCCTAAGCGCCATGTGGGAGCAGCGGAAGGCCCTGAAACGGGCCCAGCTTAAGGCGGTGCCCGCCCCCCATAAGGGCCTTGGCCTTCCCCTTTACGCCCAGGTGACGAGCCCCTTGAGGCGGTACCTGGACCTGGTGGCCCACCAGCAGCTAAGGGCCTGGCTCAAGGGGGAAAAACCCCTTTCCCAGGAGGAGGTCCTGCAACGGGTGGGGGCGGCGGAGGCCATGGCCGATCTGGTGCGGGAGGGGGAAAGGAGAAGCAAGCTCCACTGGACCCTGGTGTACCTGATGGAAAAGGGGTACGAGGGGAGGGGGGTCTTGGTGGAGAAGAGGGGAGGGCAGGGGGTTTTCCTCCTGCCGGAACTTGGCCTTAGCGCCCAGGTGGCCCTGCCTAGGCCCTTAGCCCTGGACACCGAGGCCACCCTCCGTTTCCTGGAGGCGGATCTTCCTCGCCTCGAGGCCCGCTTTGCCCTTCTCTAGCCGGGGGAGGGGGCAACCGGGTGGCCCACGGGGGCGGGCTTATATCCTTTCCTCCTGTTTCGTTCTCTAAGCCCCAACGAGATGACGCCTACCGAAGGCCCTTTCCGGGGCCCCCACCCTGGCGCAAGCCAGGGTGGGGTGGTATCACATGTGCTCCATCAAGGCCCGGCCGAACTCGCTGGTCTTGAGGAGGGTGGCGGGTTTGCCCTCCGCCAGGAGAAGCCGGTGGAAGTCGTAGGTGACCAGCCCCTTGGCGACGGTGCGCTCCATGGCCTGGAGGATAAGGTCCGCCGCCTCGTTCCAGCCCAGGTAGCGGAGCATCATCTCCCCCGAGAGGATGACGCTACTGGGGTTCACCTTGTCCTGGCCCGCGTACTTGGGGGCGGTGCCGTGGGTGGCCTCAAAGACCGCATGCCCTGTCAGGTAGTTGATGTTGGCCCCTGGGGCGATGCCGATCCCGCCCACCTGGGCGGCCAGGGCGTCGGAGATGTAGTCCCCGTTTAGGTTCAAGGTGGCGATCACCGAGTACTCGTCGGGGCGGAGGAGGATCTGCTGCAGGAAGTTGTCGGCGATCATGTCCTTGATGATGATCTCCCTGCCGGTCCTGGGGTTTTTCAGCACGTGCCAGGGGCCGCCTTCTAAGGGCGTGGCCCCGTACTTTTCCCGGGCCAGGGCGTAGCCCCACTCCCGGAAGGCCCCTTCCGTGAACTTCATGATGTTGCCCTTGTGCACCAGGGTGACGCTGGGGAGGTCCTCCTTGATGGCATAGGCGATGGCGGCGTCCACCAGGCGCTCCGTGCCCTCCTTGGAAACCGGCTTGATCCCGATCCCCGAGGTCTCGGGGAAGCGGATCTTGGCGTAGGCCTTGGGGAACTCCCGCTTGAGGAAGTCCAGGACCTTCTTCACCTCCTCGCTTCCCGCAGGCCACTCAATCCCCGCGTAGATGTCCTCGGTGTTCTCCCGGAAGATGACCATGTTCACCAGCTCGGGGTGCTTCACCGGGCTTGGCACCCCTTTAAACCAGCGCACGGGGCGCACGCAGGCATAGAGGTCCAGCTCCTGCCTTAGGGCCACGTTGATGGAGCGGATGCCTCCGCCCACCGGGGTGGTCAGGGGTCCTTTGATGGCCACCAGGTACTCCCGGATGAAGTCCAAGGTTTCCTCCGGGAGCCAGATGGGCTCCCCGTATACGGCATTGGCCTTTTCTCCGGCGTAGATCTCCACCCAGGCGATTCTGCGCTTCCCCCCGTAGGCCTTTTCCACCGCAGCGTCCAATACGGGCTTGGCGGCTCTCCAGATGTCGGGGCCGGTCCCATCCCCCTCAATGAAGCCGATGAGGGGCCGGTCGGGAACCTGGAGGACTCCGTCCTTGATGGTGATCCTTTCGCCTTCCTCGGGGATGCGGATGTGCTTGTAGGCCATGGCTAACCTCCGGGGCATAGCATACCCCTTTCCCGAGGGAAGGGTGTCCTAGACTGGGGGCATGCCCGATGCCCTTGTGGTGGGGGCGGGGATCGTGGGGGCGGCCTGTGCCTACCGCCTGGCCCAGGTGGGGTTTAAGGTGGTGGTCCTGGAGAAGGAGGCCACCTTTGCCCAAGGCTCCACCGGGAGAAGCGCCGCCGGGGTGCGGGTGCAGTTCTCCGAGCCCTTGAACGTGCTCCTTTCCTACCATTCCATCCTGGAGTACCAAGGGATTCCTGAGGCCGGTTACCGGCCCATCGGGTACCTTTTCCTGGTGCCCGAGGCCCTAAAGGAGGTCCAGGAGGAGGCCCTGGCCACCCAGAAGGCCTTGGGGGTACCGGTGGCCAAGCTTTCCCTAAGGGAAGCCCAGGCCCATGTGCCCTTCCGGGAAGAGGGCCTGGCCTACGCCACCTTTGGCCCTATGGACGGGATCATAGACCCCCATGGGGTGACCGCCCATTACCTTAGGGAGGCCAGGCGGCTTGGGGCCCAGGTGCGCTTTTCCGAGCCCTTGCTCTCGGCCCGCAGGGCAAAGGGCGTGTGGCGGGTGGAAACGCCCAAAGGGGAGCTGGAGGCCCCCTTTCTCCTCCTCTGCACCGGGGCCTGGACGGGGGAGGTGGGGGAAAGGCTTGGCCTGGAGATCCCCATCCAGCCCGTGCGCCGCATGGTCTTCGCCACGGGGCCAGTGCCCTTTTCCCACGCCTTTCCCCTCACCATAGACCTGGCCACGGGCTTTTACCTGCGCTCGGAGGGTCCTAGGGTGCTCCTGGGCCGGTCCAACCCGGATGAGCCCCCGGGTTTTAGGGGAGGCATGGACTGGGGGTGGCTTGCGCCCACCCTCGAGGCGGGTCTCTTCCGCTTTCCCTTCCTGGAGGGGCTTGCCCTGGACCGGAAGGCCAGCTGGTGGGGCTACTACGAGATGACTCCCGACGCCAATCCCATCCTGGGCTTTGTGGAGGAGGGGCTTTTGGTGGCGGCGGGCTTTTCCGGCCACGGGGTGCAGCAGGCGGCCATGGTGGGGAGGCTCATGGCGGAGGAGGTGGCCCACGGGAAGGCCAGGAGCCTGGATATAAGCCCTTTCCGCCTGGACCGCTTCCGGAAGGGGCATTTGCTGAAGGAGAGGGGTATCGTCTGAGGGCAAGCTCTCCTAAGGTGGCCTGGGGGCCGGGACGGAAAAAGGGGTTTTATGGGGATGGTTTTGGCGGGATTGCTGAGCCTTGACCGCTTGGGGGCCCTCCCCTAAGATGGGGATTGCCTGGTGCGCCCGTGGCGGCGTAGCTCAGGTGGTCAGAGCACACGACTCATAATCGTGGTGTCGTGGGTTCGAGTCCCACCGCCGCCACCAGCCCCTAAGCCCAAAGCCTAACCCCCCGGTGGCCTGGCCGGGGGGTGTGGCCTTTCTCGAGGGCAGGGAGTCCGGGAAGGTGGTTTGGCCTTAAGGGCCTAGAGGTTGCTACACTAAAAACCACGGGGCCCGGGATCCCCCCGGACGCCCTAGGAGGAGTATGCGCGCCCACATCATTACCTTCGGATGCCAGATGAACGAGTACGACTCCCACCTGGTGGCCAGTGAGCTGGTGAGCCTGGGGTGGGAGTTGGTGGACTCGGTGGAGGAGGCGGACTTCGTCCTGGTGAACACCTGCGCCGTCCGCGGCAAGCCCGTGGAGAAGGTGCGCTCCCTTTTAGGCCAGCTCCGTAGGGAAAAGGAGAGGAGGGGCCTTCTCATCGGGCTCATGGGCTGCCTGGCCCAGCTGGACGAGGGGCAGCAGATGGCCCGCAAGTTTGGGGTGGATGTTCTCCTGGGCCCCGGGGCCCTCACCTCCCTGCCCGAGGCCTTGAAGGGGAACCAGCGCTTTTGGGACCTTACCTTCAAGGAAGACCTTTTGGACTACATTCCCCCACCCCCCAAGGGAGCCCTTTCCGCCCACGTGACCATCATCCGCGGGTGCAACCACCACTGCACCTACTGCATCGTCCCCACCACCCGGGGTCCTGAGGTCTCCCGCCACCCGGACCTGATCCTGAGGGAGATAGAAGCCCTGAGGGAGGCCGGGGTGGTGGAGGTTACCCTACTGGGGCAGAACGTGAACTCCTACGGCAAGGACCAGCCGGGCTTTCCCAGCTTCGCTGAGCTCCTAAGAATGGTGGGGCAGATGGGCATCCCCCGGGTGCGCTTCCTCACCAGCCACCCGGTGAACTTCACCGACGACATCATTGAAGCCATTGCCGAAACCCCCGCCATCACCCGTTACATCCACCTTCCGGTCCAGTCTGGCTCGGACCGGGTGCTTAGGCGCATGGCCCGGGAGTACCGGCGGGCACAGTATCTGGAGCGGATCCGGAGGATCCGGGAAGTCCTGCCGGATGCCGTGCTTTCCACGGACATCATCGTGGGCTTCCCCGGGGAGACGGAGGAGGACTTCCAGGAGACCCTTTCCCTCTACGACGAGGTGGGTTACGACCAAGCCTACATGTTCATCTACTCTCCTAGGCCCGGTACTCCCGCCTACAAGCACTTCCAGGACCTGCCCCGCGAGGTGAAGGTGGAAAGGCTCCAACGCCTCATTGAAAAGCAGAAGGAGTGGAGCTACCGCCGCAACCTGGAGTGGGTGGGGAAGACCGTGGAGGTCCTGGTGCGGGGGGTGGCCAAGGAGGAGGGGTATGCCCAGGGGCACGACCGGGGTAACCATCCGGTGCTGGTCCCCGCCCACCAGGCCCCCACCCCGGGGCTCTACCCGGTGGAGATCAAGCAGGCCACCCCGCACCTGCTCCTCGGGGAGGTGGTGGGGGCCAGGGAGCCCGCTCCCATCCCCTTGCCCGTGGCCTAAAGGGGGCGGCATGCGCCAGCGTATCCTGCCCTTTAGCGGTGCCTTGGCCCTTTTTCTTCTCGTATATGCGGCTTCCCGCTTTGCCCTTTGGGGTTTTGCCCTGGCGGCCTCCCTTGCCTTTTTGCTGTACCTGGGCCTATTCCGCTGGCAGGGAAGGCTTTTGGCCAAGGGGCCTTCGCGGGCGGCCTTGGAGCGCTTGGCCATGAGGGAGGCCTGGCGGAAAGGGGGGGTCTTGCGCCCGGAGGACCTGGAGCCTTTCCTGTCCGAGCCTGAGGCCCGGGCGCTTTTGGAGGGCCTGGCGGCCAGGGGTTTGTGCCGTAGGGAAGGGGAGGGTTTTCGCTTCTGACCCCAAGGTGGGATGAGGCGGGTGGGGGAGGCCGAGGTGGTGGTCCTGGGGGCCGGGGTGGCGGGGCTTACCGCCGCCCGGCTCCTCCGGGAAAGGGGGCACCGGGTGTTGGTGGTGGCCCAGGACCTGGGGGAGGCAAGCCGGGTGCCTGTGGCCCTGGTGAACCCCTTGCGGGGGAAGCGGTTTACCCTGGCGAGGAGGGGAGAGGAGGCCCTCGAGGCGGCCCTTCGCTTCTACAGCCGCTTCGTGCCCTTGCACCTTGGGGTCTTCCGTCCGGTGCCGGAAGGGGAAAGGGAAAAGGTGGCGGCGCGGCTCGGAGGGCTCCAGCATTCCTGGGAAGAAGGGGGGGTCCTTTTGGAGGAGGCCTTTTGGCTGGAGCCCAGGGCCCTTTTGGGGAGGCTTGCGGAAGGGCTTTCCCTTCTTAAGGCCCGGGTGCTGGCCTGGGAGCCCCCCTATTTGGTCCTGGAGGGCGGGGGAAGGGTCCGGGGGGAGGTGTTGGTCTACGCTGGGGGTGGGCAGGGGGCCCATCTTCTGCGCTTGGAGGGGCGGCACATCCCGGGGCTGGTCCTCCTCCTGCTGGACTACTTCCCCCGGGCCATCAGCTACCGGGTCTACCTGGCGGGAAGCGCCCTAGGGGGAAGCTACCTTCCCCATCGTTCCCACCCCGAGGCGCCTCCTCCCACGGAGGGGGAGGTGGAATGGCTCCTAAAGGGCGCGGAAGGGCTTCTGGGCTACCGTCCCTCGGTGGCCTCCCTATGGCGGGGTGTGCGCTTCCGTTTGGACCAGCCCCTTCCGCCTGGGGGTTTGGACCTTCCCTACCTTTTTCCCGTGGAAGGGGGCTTTGCCCTCACGGGTTTTGGCTCCACGGGGTTCCTCTACGCACCCTGGCTAGGGGAAAGGCTTCTTGAGGCCCTAGGATGGTAGGCATGTACTCGGGGGCGGTGATCGCTGGGGGGCTTTCCCGCAGGTTTGGGGAGGACAAGGCCCTTTACCCTTACCGGGGAAAGCCCCTCCTTAGATGGGTCTTGGATAGCCTCGAGGAGGCGGGGGAACGCTTCATCGTGGCCAACCGGCCCTACCCTGGCTTCGGCGTGCCCGTGTACCCTGATCTGCTCCCAGGGGCGGATAGCCTTTCGGGTCTCCACTCCGCCCTCTTCCACGCCCGCCATTCCTGGGTGGCGGTGGCGGCCACGGACCTGCCCTTCCTGACCCCAGGGTACTGGGCCTTTCTCTTTGAAAAGGCCTTGGCCTCCCCTTACCCGGTGGTGGTGGCCTATAACCCGGAAGGCCACCTCGAGCCCCTCATGGCCCTCTACCATAAGGACTGCCTTCCCCAGGTGGAACGGCAGATCCGGGAAGGGGATTTCCTCCTGAGGCGGGTGATGGAGGCCTTGGGCGCCACCTATATCCCCGCGGAGGAGGTGGTGGCCCGCTTCGGTGCCCAGGTCTTCCTCAACGCCAACCGCAAGGAAGAGCTTCCCTAGTCCCGCACCCGGATGCGGGCGGAGTGGACCCGGTTCCCGTCCAGGTAGAGCTCCAGCTCGTAGGCGCCTGGGGTTTTGGGGGCCAGGAGGGTGCCCCGGTAGGTGAACTCGTCCACCCGCTCCAGGGGCAGGACCATGGGGCCAAGCCGCACCTCTACCCGGCTTGCCCTGCGGTGGAGGCGGGCCTCGAGGTGCACCTCCTCCCCGGGGTCCAGGAGGGCTGGGGTGGCCTGCAGGGTGGCCAAGGGGCCGGGCCGCACGGTGAGGAGAGCGGAGGCCTCGCTCCGTTCCCCTCGGCCCTCGGCCACCACCTTGACTTCTAAGGTACCCTGTCCCTCCACGGGGAGGTAACCCCCAAAGATCCCCTCTCCCTTGGGCTCCAGGGGCAGGCTACGGCCTCCCAGCTCGGCCCAGACCCGCTCCGGGCTCCCTTGGACCTGGGCCTCGAGGGCGAGTTCAGCCCCTGGGGGCAGGACCGAGGGCAGGGGTTTCAAGACCACCGCCAGGGTCTCCTCGGTAAGGGTGCGCACAATCTCCCGCACCACGGGCCGGGCAAAAAGGAGGACCTGGGGCAGGGGGCCGGGAGAGAGGGTGAGGGACACGGGTTCGCCGGGCTCCTGGAGCCTGTCCAGGCTGGTTGGCTCCAGGCTCAGGCTGTAGTTTCCCGGAAGGAGCCCTCCCACCACAAAGACCCCGCGCCCATCGGTGAGGGCGGTGCGGGCCTCCAGGCCTTGGATGCGGACGCGGACATAGGGCAGGGGAGGCTCCCCCTCATCCCTTATCCCGTTACGGTTTTCGTCCAAGAAAACCTGGCCCATCAGGCCCACCACGGTTTCCACCGGGAGGTCCAGGGGCAGGGACACGCCCCGCTCCACCCGGGCTTCCAGCCGGCGGCGCAGGGCCAGGTTGGCCTCGAGGCCCCCCACCTCTAGGCGGTAGGTTCCCGGGTAGAGCTCCAGGCGGTAGCGGCCTTCGGCATCCGCCACCACCTCCAAGGCCCCCACCCGCACCTTGGCTCCGGGAAGGGGGGGGTCGTCCGGACCTTTTACCCCATCCCGGTTCCGGTCGTGGAAGACCACCCCTTCCACATACCCCGTGGCCCGGCCGCCGAAGGCCTGGACCACC is a window of Thermus neutrinimicus DNA encoding:
- a CDS encoding molybdenum cofactor guanylyltransferase produces the protein MYSGAVIAGGLSRRFGEDKALYPYRGKPLLRWVLDSLEEAGERFIVANRPYPGFGVPVYPDLLPGADSLSGLHSALFHARHSWVAVAATDLPFLTPGYWAFLFEKALASPYPVVVAYNPEGHLEPLMALYHKDCLPQVERQIREGDFLLRRVMEALGATYIPAEEVVARFGAQVFLNANRKEELP
- the icd gene encoding NADP-dependent isocitrate dehydrogenase, translating into MAYKHIRIPEEGERITIKDGVLQVPDRPLIGFIEGDGTGPDIWRAAKPVLDAAVEKAYGGKRRIAWVEIYAGEKANAVYGEPIWLPEETLDFIREYLVAIKGPLTTPVGGGIRSINVALRQELDLYACVRPVRWFKGVPSPVKHPELVNMVIFRENTEDIYAGIEWPAGSEEVKKVLDFLKREFPKAYAKIRFPETSGIGIKPVSKEGTERLVDAAIAYAIKEDLPSVTLVHKGNIMKFTEGAFREWGYALAREKYGATPLEGGPWHVLKNPRTGREIIIKDMIADNFLQQILLRPDEYSVIATLNLNGDYISDALAAQVGGIGIAPGANINYLTGHAVFEATHGTAPKYAGQDKVNPSSVILSGEMMLRYLGWNEAADLILQAMERTVAKGLVTYDFHRLLLAEGKPATLLKTSEFGRALMEHM
- a CDS encoding NAD(P)/FAD-dependent oxidoreductase, with the protein product MPDALVVGAGIVGAACAYRLAQVGFKVVVLEKEATFAQGSTGRSAAGVRVQFSEPLNVLLSYHSILEYQGIPEAGYRPIGYLFLVPEALKEVQEEALATQKALGVPVAKLSLREAQAHVPFREEGLAYATFGPMDGIIDPHGVTAHYLREARRLGAQVRFSEPLLSARRAKGVWRVETPKGELEAPFLLLCTGAWTGEVGERLGLEIPIQPVRRMVFATGPVPFSHAFPLTIDLATGFYLRSEGPRVLLGRSNPDEPPGFRGGMDWGWLAPTLEAGLFRFPFLEGLALDRKASWWGYYEMTPDANPILGFVEEGLLVAAGFSGHGVQQAAMVGRLMAEEVAHGKARSLDISPFRLDRFRKGHLLKERGIV
- a CDS encoding ribonuclease catalytic domain-containing protein translates to MAALVVYKGRPALAVEKGDRLELTLPGGSQVRVRPKDVLWLHPGPASLELSPPEGEEEAAWELLQGQVVELKDLAELVYGAYTPDTAFGAYLLAQRGERFLLEGERVRARTREEVEARLEAQRQREERERLFQEGIRRLREGVLALEDRPLVQEVEAVALGERRESRVLKALGLPETPEAAHALLLRLGVWRRENPHPRRLGLALSPPGLSVPPLPEEGRVDLTHLPAYAIDDEESQDPDDAVFAERVEEGFRLWVHVADVAALVEPYSPLDQEAMRRGANLYLPEGTVPMLPPGITEALGLGLREVSPALTFALWVSEEGEVLSEEVFPSWVRVERLSYREALGVAELEALRELALIFRRRRLAQGGLELRLPEAKVRLEGDEVRIRPLEAYESRIWVQEAMHLAGYAAAHLAYREGLPFPFATQEAPSKRVEGEGLSAMWEQRKALKRAQLKAVPAPHKGLGLPLYAQVTSPLRRYLDLVAHQQLRAWLKGEKPLSQEEVLQRVGAAEAMADLVREGERRSKLHWTLVYLMEKGYEGRGVLVEKRGGQGVFLLPELGLSAQVALPRPLALDTEATLRFLEADLPRLEARFALL
- a CDS encoding NAD(P)/FAD-dependent oxidoreductase, which translates into the protein MRRVGEAEVVVLGAGVAGLTAARLLRERGHRVLVVAQDLGEASRVPVALVNPLRGKRFTLARRGEEALEAALRFYSRFVPLHLGVFRPVPEGEREKVAARLGGLQHSWEEGGVLLEEAFWLEPRALLGRLAEGLSLLKARVLAWEPPYLVLEGGGRVRGEVLVYAGGGQGAHLLRLEGRHIPGLVLLLLDYFPRAISYRVYLAGSALGGSYLPHRSHPEAPPPTEGEVEWLLKGAEGLLGYRPSVASLWRGVRFRLDQPLPPGGLDLPYLFPVEGGFALTGFGSTGFLYAPWLGERLLEALGW
- a CDS encoding YbjN domain-containing protein, producing MRSFLLLVALVWGLALGQGLVRGVTPEEVEGLLREMGVVYEKRDHHLFLLELASPKVWLELDWCEEGRCGLVALSAGFRKKVDLEHLNAWNRDYRFSRAYLDREGDPWVEWELDLTGGVSWEALREFLRLFAEAVLPKFMEHIGFEP
- the miaB gene encoding tRNA (N6-isopentenyl adenosine(37)-C2)-methylthiotransferase MiaB produces the protein MRAHIITFGCQMNEYDSHLVASELVSLGWELVDSVEEADFVLVNTCAVRGKPVEKVRSLLGQLRREKERRGLLIGLMGCLAQLDEGQQMARKFGVDVLLGPGALTSLPEALKGNQRFWDLTFKEDLLDYIPPPPKGALSAHVTIIRGCNHHCTYCIVPTTRGPEVSRHPDLILREIEALREAGVVEVTLLGQNVNSYGKDQPGFPSFAELLRMVGQMGIPRVRFLTSHPVNFTDDIIEAIAETPAITRYIHLPVQSGSDRVLRRMAREYRRAQYLERIRRIREVLPDAVLSTDIIVGFPGETEEDFQETLSLYDEVGYDQAYMFIYSPRPGTPAYKHFQDLPREVKVERLQRLIEKQKEWSYRRNLEWVGKTVEVLVRGVAKEEGYAQGHDRGNHPVLVPAHQAPTPGLYPVEIKQATPHLLLGEVVGAREPAPIPLPVA